From the genome of Fusobacterium varium, one region includes:
- the phaJ_2 gene encoding (R)-specific enoyl-CoA hydratase: protein MEFENLKIGMKESISKTITETDIILYSGISLDCNPVHLNKEYAEASRFKKRIAHGMLTAGLISAVLGTKLPGEGTIYLEQNLKFKQPVYLGDTITATCEIIDIIKEKRKVILSTICINQDEKIILTGEAKVMK from the coding sequence ATGGAGTTTGAAAATTTAAAAATAGGAATGAAAGAAAGTATAAGCAAGACAATTACAGAAACAGATATTATATTGTATTCTGGAATCAGTTTAGACTGCAATCCAGTACATTTGAATAAAGAATATGCTGAAGCTTCCAGATTTAAAAAAAGGATAGCTCATGGAATGCTTACAGCAGGATTGATATCTGCTGTACTGGGAACAAAACTTCCAGGGGAAGGAACAATTTATCTTGAGCAAAATTTGAAATTTAAACAGCCGGTTTATTTAGGGGATACAATTACTGCTACCTGTGAAATTATTGATATCATAAAAGAGAAGAGAAAAGTTATTCTTTCTACAATATGCATCAATCAAGATGAAAAAATTATTCTAACAGGTGAAGCAAAAGTTATGAAATAA
- a CDS encoding Uncharacterized conserved protein translates to MSDLKNKRVITAAITGSWPTREQNPNLSITPEEIAADVYECWKAGAAIAHIHVRNDDGTPSTDFMKYKETIERIRAYKDCDICINITSSGSVGFGDEERIYPLQKLLPEMASYDAGTLNWQHRTIFENHPRFLEKLGKALIESNIKPEIEIFDAGMIYNAIYYMKKGILKAPCHFQIVLGCPGGMTSTVENLVFLKSLIPDGSTWAACGIGAGHMPIMMAAIAMGAHIRVGMEDNVMWQKGVPAESNAQFVKRAKELLEINGLEAATPEEARKIYGLTRKVF, encoded by the coding sequence ATGTCAGATTTAAAAAATAAAAGAGTAATAACAGCAGCAATTACAGGATCATGGCCTACAAGAGAACAAAATCCTAATTTGTCCATAACACCTGAGGAAATAGCAGCAGATGTTTATGAGTGTTGGAAAGCAGGAGCTGCAATAGCTCACATTCATGTGAGAAATGATGATGGAACTCCGTCAACTGACTTTATGAAATATAAGGAAACTATTGAGAGAATAAGAGCATATAAAGATTGTGATATCTGTATTAATATAACAAGTTCCGGAAGTGTTGGATTTGGAGATGAAGAAAGAATATATCCTCTTCAAAAACTTCTGCCGGAAATGGCTTCATATGATGCTGGGACTCTTAACTGGCAGCATCGTACAATTTTTGAAAATCATCCTCGTTTTTTAGAAAAACTGGGAAAGGCATTAATAGAAAGTAATATAAAGCCAGAAATAGAAATTTTTGATGCAGGTATGATATATAATGCAATTTACTATATGAAAAAAGGAATATTGAAAGCACCTTGTCATTTTCAGATAGTTTTAGGTTGCCCTGGAGGAATGACAAGCACAGTTGAAAATTTAGTATTCCTTAAAAGTCTGATTCCTGATGGTTCTACATGGGCAGCTTGTGGAATAGGGGCAGGTCATATGCCTATCATGATGGCTGCAATAGCAATGGGAGCACATATTCGTGTAGGTATGGAGGATAATGTAATGTGGCAGAAAGGAGTTCCTGCTGAGTCAAATGCCCAGTTTGTAAAAAGAGCTAAAGAACTGCTGGAAATAAATGGATTGGAAGCTGCCACTCCAGAAGAAGCCAGAAAAATATATGGTCTCACTAGAAAAGTTTTTTAG
- a CDS encoding H+/gluconate symporter and related permeases, with amino-acid sequence MDILSVIGLILAVVVLIIGAYKGLGALPLTLLASLVVILSSRIPIWTGFSKYYMNGYTGAYFSYFLLFCSSALYAKLMDISGCATSIGYKFIDWFGKKRVLLVSTLIISVLTYGGVSLFVVVYAVAPIMFLLFKEANLPRHLTMACLITGSATYTMTSLPGTTALTNVIPTQYLGTTLTAAPVFGILAAIAMFTMAILYMGYAERLARKRGEVWSYPENIDPLLYEIRDRSQLPSVVVSFTPLVSLVLIIILGSRFVANSTMLAVLGMLTGALLTYVLNIERFKGKDMKNIFTTGLEGGITSIGGLAGVVGFGTVVSNSIAFKHIVSWVLSLQLNPYVQAIVATMVVCAVTGSSSGGLKIMYDSLGKTFLSSTANLSYLHRLSSISASALDTLPHSPGLFLMFAVLGLNHKTAYKHVFVCSIVIPSIVTIVSTILIVLFL; translated from the coding sequence ATGGATATATTATCTGTAATAGGTTTAATATTAGCAGTCGTAGTTTTGATTATAGGAGCTTATAAAGGACTTGGAGCTCTGCCACTGACGCTTCTTGCCTCGCTTGTTGTCATATTGTCAAGCAGAATTCCCATTTGGACTGGATTTTCTAAATACTATATGAATGGATATACAGGTGCTTATTTTAGTTATTTTTTACTATTCTGCAGTTCAGCATTATATGCAAAATTAATGGATATTTCAGGTTGCGCAACTTCTATAGGATATAAATTTATTGATTGGTTTGGAAAAAAAAGAGTACTTTTAGTTTCAACTTTGATTATAAGTGTCCTGACATATGGAGGTGTAAGTCTGTTTGTTGTTGTTTATGCAGTAGCTCCTATTATGTTTTTGCTGTTCAAGGAAGCTAATTTGCCAAGACATCTCACAATGGCATGCTTGATAACAGGATCAGCAACTTATACTATGACTTCGTTGCCGGGAACAACAGCTCTTACAAATGTAATTCCAACTCAATATTTGGGGACGACACTGACTGCTGCTCCTGTATTTGGAATTCTTGCTGCAATAGCAATGTTTACAATGGCAATACTGTATATGGGATATGCAGAAAGACTGGCTAGAAAAAGGGGAGAAGTATGGAGCTATCCTGAAAATATTGACCCTCTGCTTTATGAAATAAGAGACAGAAGCCAGCTTCCTTCAGTAGTTGTATCTTTTACACCACTTGTATCTCTTGTACTTATAATTATTTTAGGAAGCAGATTTGTGGCTAATTCAACTATGCTTGCAGTGTTGGGAATGCTTACAGGGGCATTGCTTACATATGTTCTAAATATTGAAAGATTTAAAGGCAAAGATATGAAAAATATTTTTACAACAGGTCTTGAAGGGGGAATAACAAGTATAGGTGGACTGGCAGGAGTTGTAGGGTTCGGAACAGTAGTTTCTAATTCAATAGCTTTTAAACATATAGTAAGCTGGGTATTAAGTCTACAGTTAAACCCTTATGTTCAGGCAATTGTAGCCACAATGGTGGTATGTGCAGTTACAGGTTCTTCATCTGGTGGATTGAAAATTATGTACGATTCATTGGGGAAAACTTTCCTGTCATCAACTGCGAATCTTTCATATCTTCATAGGCTGTCATCAATTTCAGCTTCAGCATTGGATACACTTCCCCACTCACCAGGATTGTTTCTAATGTTTGCAGTATTGGGGCTGAATCATAAAACTGCCTATAAGCATGTATTTGTATGCAGTATTGTAATTCCATCTATTGTAACGATAGTTTCTACAATATTGATAGTATTATTTTTATAA
- a CDS encoding 2-dehydropantoate 2-reductase: MKIGILGCGAMGTVMGAYMTKNGLEVEMIDSYKEHVDMLNKNGAHIIGTVDMRVPVKAITPEEMKGIYDIIFLFTKQTVNDVVLKNLLPHLNENSTVCTLQNGVPEHFVAEYVGEKRTVGGTVLWGATFIKLGISELTQDITKNDHLFEIGEIDGTIGERIKKVADMLGYMGKAKITDSLMASRWGKLINNACMSGMSAACGATFGEILKNEKSRACLSYLAREVKKCCEAEGYELPILLNEQEPYSCDIKNQEMFDTNQRMFLEMYKDMYTAKASMLQDLEKEKKTEVQMINGYVSSTGDKHNINTPFNDTIVEIVTKIEKKLLPLSMDNLRYFNDELFEFKYYQE; encoded by the coding sequence ATGAAAATAGGAATTTTAGGTTGTGGAGCAATGGGAACTGTCATGGGGGCTTATATGACAAAAAATGGTTTGGAAGTAGAGATGATTGACAGCTATAAGGAGCATGTAGACATGTTGAATAAAAATGGTGCTCATATTATTGGGACTGTTGATATGAGAGTACCTGTAAAGGCTATTACTCCTGAAGAAATGAAAGGAATATATGATATAATTTTTCTTTTCACAAAACAAACAGTTAATGATGTGGTTTTAAAAAATCTCCTTCCTCATTTAAATGAGAATAGTACAGTGTGTACTTTACAAAATGGAGTCCCAGAGCATTTTGTAGCAGAATATGTAGGAGAAAAGAGAACAGTAGGTGGAACTGTGTTATGGGGAGCAACATTTATAAAACTGGGAATATCAGAGCTTACACAGGATATAACAAAAAATGATCATCTTTTTGAAATTGGAGAAATAGATGGAACTATTGGGGAAAGAATAAAAAAAGTGGCAGATATGCTGGGATATATGGGAAAAGCAAAAATTACAGATAGTCTGATGGCATCAAGATGGGGAAAATTGATAAATAATGCTTGTATGAGTGGAATGTCTGCTGCATGTGGAGCTACTTTCGGTGAGATTTTAAAGAATGAAAAATCAAGAGCCTGTTTAAGTTATCTGGCAAGGGAAGTAAAAAAATGCTGTGAAGCAGAGGGATATGAACTTCCAATACTTTTAAATGAACAGGAGCCTTATTCATGTGACATAAAGAATCAAGAGATGTTTGATACTAATCAAAGAATGTTTTTAGAAATGTATAAAGATATGTATACAGCTAAAGCAAGTATGCTGCAAGACCTTGAAAAAGAGAAGAAAACAGAAGTTCAGATGATAAATGGATATGTAAGTTCAACAGGGGATAAACATAATATCAACACTCCATTTAATGATACTATTGTTGAAATAGTTACTAAAATAGAGAAAAAACTTCTTCCACTTTCTATGGATAATTTAAGATATTTTAATGATGAACTATTTGAATTTAAATATTACCAAGAATAA
- the algB gene encoding Alginate biosynthesis transcriptional regulatory protein AlgB → MIQRELLENALDNLPYGIYIVDSLGNYIFANTVYVNMVKIPKDKLLAYNVYNLKKNKEINICITEKVCKLKKRIVMFQDVEIKGHEHYKQIVASSPILDMNGNVVCVIALCIPAENINYLYQEAIHNEVKSFIKLPPSEAHESNNIIAVSPVMKSIINLADTLAPLDTTVIILGESGTGKEVLARYIHEKSQRASKDMVIINCASLPESLLESELFGYEKGAFTGASSQGKKGLFEAANDSTLFLDEINSLPLALQGKILRAIETKTISRIGSTVTRKVNFRLITATNEDLLKMVHEKRFREDLYYRLNIVPIYLPPLQERKEDILPLVEYFRKYYCNIYNKTKIFSQKTLKAILDYKWPGNIRELRNFVERSFIMITGEIIELSNIAPLLFIERKPSSNSNSSSDELGFCNNFEIKDQSLNEYLEECEKKYIQYALEKYGSTYKAAEFLKTSQTMIARKKKKYNL, encoded by the coding sequence ATGATACAAAGAGAACTTTTGGAAAATGCTCTGGATAATCTTCCGTATGGAATCTATATTGTTGATTCTCTTGGAAATTATATTTTTGCTAATACAGTTTATGTAAATATGGTTAAAATACCAAAAGACAAACTTTTAGCATATAATGTATATAATCTGAAGAAAAATAAAGAGATTAACATATGTATTACAGAAAAAGTCTGTAAATTAAAAAAAAGGATAGTTATGTTTCAAGATGTAGAAATAAAAGGACATGAACATTACAAGCAGATTGTTGCATCTAGCCCTATTTTAGATATGAATGGAAATGTAGTTTGTGTAATTGCTCTTTGTATCCCTGCTGAAAATATAAATTATCTGTATCAGGAAGCTATTCATAATGAGGTAAAGTCTTTTATAAAACTGCCTCCAAGTGAAGCTCATGAATCAAATAATATAATTGCTGTAAGCCCTGTTATGAAAAGTATTATTAATTTAGCAGACACTTTAGCCCCACTTGACACTACTGTTATTATTTTAGGAGAATCAGGAACTGGAAAAGAAGTATTAGCCAGATATATTCACGAAAAAAGCCAGAGAGCTTCTAAAGATATGGTTATTATAAACTGTGCTTCTCTTCCTGAAAGTCTGCTGGAATCTGAATTGTTTGGTTATGAAAAAGGAGCCTTCACTGGTGCTTCATCCCAAGGAAAAAAAGGATTGTTTGAAGCAGCTAATGACAGTACACTTTTTTTAGATGAAATTAATTCTCTTCCATTGGCATTGCAGGGAAAAATATTAAGAGCAATAGAAACTAAAACAATAAGCAGAATTGGTTCTACAGTTACTAGAAAAGTTAATTTTAGATTGATTACAGCTACTAATGAAGATTTGTTAAAAATGGTTCATGAAAAAAGATTTAGAGAAGATTTATATTACAGGTTGAATATTGTTCCTATTTATCTTCCACCATTACAAGAAAGAAAAGAAGATATTTTACCACTAGTAGAATATTTTAGAAAGTATTATTGCAATATTTATAATAAGACAAAAATATTTTCTCAAAAAACTCTTAAAGCCATATTGGATTACAAATGGCCTGGAAATATTAGAGAGCTACGTAATTTTGTTGAAAGAAGTTTTATCATGATTACTGGAGAGATTATTGAACTTTCCAATATAGCTCCTCTTCTATTTATAGAAAGAAAGCCATCTTCAAATTCAAATAGTAGCAGTGATGAGCTTGGTTTTTGTAATAATTTTGAGATAAAAGATCAATCTTTAAATGAATACCTAGAAGAATGTGAGAAAAAATATATTCAATATGCCCTTGAGAAGTATGGAAGTACTTATAAAGCAGCTGAATTTTTAAAAACAAGTCAGACTATGATTGCAAGAAAAAAGAAAAAATATAATCTTTAA
- a CDS encoding coproporphyrinogen III oxidase, with translation MMMNLEEVWIGDMYRPPSEAYSLILQVTVGCSHNKCTFCDMYKRKKFFIKPIEQIKREIDFFRKNVKYAERIFLADGDAMIMPTEKLLEILAYIKEVFPECKRISSYATHKSIELKTDEELKKIRENGISLLYIGLESGDDKVLEKINKGVSVAEHAALCKKAKKAGFSLSVTFIVGVLGKKIGQIMQ, from the coding sequence ATGATGATGAATTTAGAAGAGGTATGGATAGGAGATATGTATAGACCTCCCAGTGAAGCCTACAGCCTTATTTTACAGGTAACAGTTGGGTGTTCTCATAATAAATGTACTTTTTGCGATATGTATAAAAGAAAAAAGTTTTTTATAAAACCAATAGAACAGATAAAAAGGGAAATAGATTTTTTTAGAAAAAATGTAAAATATGCTGAAAGAATATTTCTTGCTGATGGTGATGCAATGATAATGCCTACAGAAAAACTTTTAGAAATATTAGCATATATAAAAGAAGTTTTTCCAGAATGTAAAAGAATATCTTCTTATGCTACTCACAAGTCTATAGAGCTAAAAACAGATGAAGAGCTGAAGAAAATAAGAGAAAATGGAATTTCTCTTCTGTATATAGGATTAGAAAGTGGAGATGATAAAGTTTTAGAAAAAATTAATAAAGGAGTATCTGTTGCTGAACATGCTGCATTATGTAAAAAAGCAAAGAAAGCAGGTTTTTCTCTTTCAGTTACTTTCATAGTTGGAGTTCTAGGAAAAAAGATTGGACAGATCATGCAGTGA